Proteins encoded in a region of the Actinomycetota bacterium genome:
- a CDS encoding DUF4388 domain-containing protein, which translates to MALEGNLKDFSLADMFRLLATGHKTGTLFMERSEGEGRVCFKKGRVFFASSNYNRESLGKRLVKTGVISEKQLRQALGLQKIQKKEKAGRRLGQILVDEGYLDGKVLENFIQEQISDTLFDLFRWEDGQLRFEPDETCDDEDIGISVSVENIIMESSRRLELWNRIRQKIPSVETRFIMAGAPGDKSIEIHLKPREWMLLCYLHGGRSVRELVELTGYNDFETAKILYGMYSAGLVEKVGAADEAPVAGA; encoded by the coding sequence GTGGCGCTCGAGGGCAACCTCAAGGACTTCTCTTTGGCGGACATGTTCCGTTTGCTCGCCACGGGTCATAAGACCGGCACGCTTTTCATGGAGCGCTCGGAAGGCGAGGGCCGCGTCTGCTTCAAGAAGGGCCGCGTGTTCTTCGCGTCGTCGAACTACAACCGAGAGTCTTTGGGGAAGCGCCTGGTCAAGACCGGTGTCATCTCGGAGAAGCAGCTCCGCCAGGCGCTCGGCCTGCAGAAGATCCAGAAGAAGGAGAAAGCGGGCCGCCGTCTCGGCCAGATACTCGTGGACGAGGGCTACCTCGACGGCAAGGTGCTCGAGAACTTCATCCAGGAACAGATCTCCGACACGCTCTTCGATCTGTTCCGCTGGGAGGATGGTCAGCTCCGCTTCGAGCCTGACGAAACCTGCGACGACGAGGACATCGGCATCTCGGTCTCGGTCGAGAACATCATCATGGAGTCCTCGCGCCGCCTCGAGCTGTGGAACCGCATCCGCCAGAAGATACCGTCGGTGGAGACACGCTTCATCATGGCCGGCGCCCCCGGCGACAAGTCGATCGAGATCCATCTCAAGCCGCGCGAGTGGATGCTCCTGTGCTACCTGCACGGTGGCCGCTCCGTGCGAGAACTCGTCGAGCTCACCGGCTACAACGACTTCGAAACCGCTAAGATCCTGTACGGCATGTACTCGGCAGGCCTCGTGGAGAAGGTCGGCGCCGCCGACGAAGCCCCCGTGGCAGGCGCGTAG